In a genomic window of Littorina saxatilis isolate snail1 linkage group LG6, US_GU_Lsax_2.0, whole genome shotgun sequence:
- the LOC138968259 gene encoding G2/mitotic-specific cyclin-A-like: MASTTRDLTGRAKALVKENQSRQAKMATRETRGQKRTVLGSITNNVRKQPSRAAKSAHDVVKVGDENAGVAQKAFGKSSQQTFSIFVDADTQLHKAPVLSHMEDMVEDDAENRMPSLSDAVMRLPTIPQPQSRVPGGSSYFLDMSGVEEEIEDDSDENECVMAQQDQLCSATYTLSSDDRESVIEDVPEYSEDIYSYLLTVEHKNRPRPGFMRRQQDVTMGMRSILVDWLVEVAEEYKLQRETLFLAVNYIDRFLSHMSVLRSKLQLVGASAMFLASKYEEIYPPDVNEFVYITDDTYQKKQILRMEHLILKVLNFDVATPTVNWFVERLLRHVRAEDDVKHMAMYICELVLVDYEKYLVFPSSLVAASALCVANYTLNVQDCWSSQCETTSRYSLKQLAPCVRMLYDLHHDAPEHPQQAVREKYRQTKFDRVADIPAQSLLMPLM; this comes from the exons ATGGCTTCAACCACCAGAGACCTTACCGGGAGAGCAAAGGCATTAGTGAAAGAAAATCAGTCGAGACAGGCGAAGATGGCTACTAGAGAAACCAGAGGCCAAAAAAGGACTGTGCTTGGGAGTATTACCAACAATGTGCGGAAACAACCCTCACGGGCAGCAAAG TCTGCGCATGATGTGGTCAAGGTGGGAGACGAGAATGCTGGTGTGGCACAAAAAGCTTTCGGCAAGTCCAGTCAGCAGACGTTCAGCATTTTTGTGGATGCCGACACTCAGCTGCACAAGGCACCAGTGCTTTCACACATGGAGGATATGGTTGAGGATGACGCGGAGAACAGGATGCCGTCGCTGAGTGATGCCGTCATGCGCCTACCTACTATCCCCCAGCCTCAGTCCAGGGTGCCAGGAG GCTCTTCCTATTTCCTGGATATGTCTGGAGTGGAAGAGGAGATTGAGGACGACAGTGACGAGAACGAGTGTGTGATGGCCCAGCAGGATCAGCTGTGCAGCGCGACCTACACCCTGAGCTCTGACGACAGAGAGTCTGTCATCGAGGACGTTCCAGAGTACTCTGAGGATATCTACAGCTACCTCCTCACAGTAGAG CACAAGAACCGCCCCAGGCCTGGTTTCATGCGTCGCCAGCAAGATGTGACCATGGGGATGAGATCTATCCTGGTGGACTGGCTGGTGGAGGTGGCTGAGGAGTACAAACTGCAGCGTGAGACCCTCTTCCTTGCTGTCAACTACATCGACCGCTTCCTCTCTCACATGTCTGTGCTGCGCTCAAAGCTTCAGCTGGTTGGAGCCTCCGCTATGTTCCTTGCTTC AAAGTACGAGGAGATCTACCCACCAGATGTCAATGAGTTTGTCTACATCACTGATGACACGTACCAGAAGAAACAG ATCCTGCGCATGGAGCACCTCATCCTGAAAGTTCTCAACTTCGACGTTGCCACACCCACTGTCAACTGGTTCGTTGAGCGACTGCTGCGTCATGTTCGGGCAGAGGACGATGTCAAGCATATGGCCATG TACATCTGTGAGCTTGTTCTGGTGGACTACGAGAAGTACCTGGTGTTCCCATCCAGTCTGGTGGCCGCTAGCGCCCTCTGTGTTGCCAACTACACCCTCAACGTACAGGACTGCTGG TCTTCCCAGTGTGAGACGACGTCCCGCTACTCCCTGAAGCAGCTGGCTCCCTGCGTGCGCATGTTGTACGACCTTCACCACGACGCACCCGAACACCCCCAGCAGGCCGTCCGCGAAAAGTACCGTCAGACCAA GTTTGACCGAGTTGCGGATATCCCTGCCCAGTCTTTGCTGATGCCCCTGATGTAA
- the LOC138968264 gene encoding uncharacterized protein: MGVRSSTLEWEPPPEPAQMSDAGSNVDYYLVGSQVVLEHSSESLCRPKVNVTMECDELYAMLGEQYSKRYRMLYFGRAPGDISCHYFSQGLRVIFQGYFRMNPNLGERYGDPISWQLRVDRSWFQTLVNFGGAFTLETKRVVNTNTLVDCIARNTQNGERLVCATVTGHCRTQTTRQLTCGYSPHNAVDMFFEVPCPVPSESYMYNIALVPVRIEFSGPFVIFFPKIACDWMATFNSHLSQGWRLIDIYIDYPMVEQMRTPPKLRRRLCGAIETNALWIFEKPKSKAEDSSPLYEGTMVEQLVPLKAVKAGLGIQSTHDWMPVIRDMGSRGWELACVVECHSVLQPSFGKVILKSLLFFQRPLDGCSGQADKTTTTEG; this comes from the exons ATGGGGGTCCGAAGCAGTACACTGGAATGGGAACCGCCCCCGGAGCCAGCGCAGATGTCGGACGCCGGCTCTAACGTGGACTATTACCTGGTGGGGTCCCAGGTGGTCCTGGAACATTCCAGCGAGAGCTTGTGCCGCCCAAAGGTCAATGTGACTATGGAGTGTGACGAGCTGTACGCCATGCTGGGCGAGCAGTACAGCAAGCGCTACCGCATGCTTTACTTCGGCCGGGCCCCGGGAGACATCAGCTGCCACTATTTCAGCCAGGGCTTGAGGGTCATCtttcaag GTTACTTCCGCATGAACCCTAACCTGGGAGAGCGGTACGGAGACCCCATCTCGTGGCAGCTCCGCGTGGACAGGAGCTGGTTTCAGACGCTGGTTAACTTCGGAGGAGCGTTCACCCTTGAGACCAAGCGTGTGGTTAACACTAACACCCTAGTGGACTGCATCGCAAGGAATACGCAAAACGGCGAACGTCTGGTCTGTGCTACAGTGACAGGCCATTGCAGGACTCAGACAACCAGACAACTGACCTGTGGTTACAGCCCAC ACAATGCTGTGGACATGTTCTTTGAGGTGCCGTGCCCTGTGCCGAGCGAGAGCTACATGTACAACATCGCCCTGGTGCCCGTGCGCATAGAGTTCAGCGGCCCATTTGTCATCTTCTTTCCCAAAATCGCGTGCGACTGGATGGCCACGTTCAACTCCCACCTCAGCCAAGGCTGGAGGCTCATTGACATCTACATCGACTATCCCATGGTTGAACAG ATGCGGACACCACCCAAACTCCGCAGACGTTTGTGTGGAGCCATTGAGACCAACGCGCTGTGGATCTTTGAGAAGCCGAAATCCAAAGCGGAGGATTCCAGCCCGCTGTATGAAGGCACCATGGTGGAACAACTGGTGCCCCTCAAGGCAGTCAAGGCAGGCCTTGGGATTCAGTCAACACATGACTGGATGCCGGTGATCCGTGACATGGGGAGCCGGGGGTGGGAGCTTGCCTGTGTGGTGGAGTGTCACTCTGTGTTACAGCCCAGCTTTGGGAAGGTCATACTCAAAAGTCTCCTCTTCTTTCAGAGACCTCTTGACGGGTGCAGTGGCCAAGCGGATAAGACAACCACCACGGAAGGTTGA